The sequence CCACATAACATAAGAAAAAAATCCTAAGATATGCCATAGTATATCCAAGACAGGTCTACTCTTTATCCTTAAGGGAAAGGCAGAATAAGCCCATCCTTCAAAAAGTAAAAAAGCACAAAAAAAGAAAATCTCCAATTTATATAAAATTGAGATGATCAATGGGATAATTGCAAACATTATAATTAGGGACAAACTTATCTTCTTTGAGATTTTTCCAGAAGCAATTGCATTAACTTTGATTCTCCGTGGATTCTTTATATCAGATTCGATGTCATAATAATTATTAATCGCAAATGTAAAAGACATGACAAAAAAAGTGGATGACAAAAAAACTAGTAAAGGTACCATATATGTAGACAGATTTAAAGAGGATATCCCCAAAATGAAACCAATGAAAGAAATAGCAGACCAATATATAACACCCTTTATTCTAACGAATTCAGTTAATACTATTAAAAACATAGTTTTATTCTTATCGATGTTATTACCTCCAATGAAAACTAATTATAAGAGGACTAGAACAAATTTCTGTATAAAATATTTACCTCTTTATTTATTAAACTGGTAGGTTTTGTTAATAAGTAAATCTATTGCAGTAGTTAGGCAAGTAAAGAAGAACATCGATCGTATTCATTTTTACTCCGACGTATTTTTCATGAACATTCTGGCAAGGGAATGCCAATGAAAGGATCTTCAATCAT comes from Candidatus Thermoplasmatota archaeon and encodes:
- a CDS encoding prenyltransferase; amino-acid sequence: MFLIVLTEFVRIKGVIYWSAISFIGFILGISSLNLSTYMVPLLVFLSSTFFVMSFTFAINNYYDIESDIKNPRRIKVNAIASGKISKKISLSLIIMFAIIPLIISILYKLEIFFFCAFLLFEGWAYSAFPLRIKSRPVLDILWHILGFFSYVMWGSFIAGSITLLNWLMAISLGVWSSVAQIGNHICDYSFDKDSGTMTFAVWVGLDKARITMNFLTFIHLIILIPLVLSYSLKYWVTISLVIIIPILGFIILKPEKGAIPIKSFTYYFTVVIGGAVYLSCIVYKIMLVIGAPPIDFYTLLSIA